A region from the Paraurantiacibacter namhicola genome encodes:
- the rimP gene encoding ribosome maturation protein RimP, with protein sequence MADIARLTEVIEPEAEKLGFDLVRVKMTGSGEERALQIMAEDPATGQLVVDQCMALSRAVSDRIDAVEDGGEVLVEGAYNLEVSSPGIDRPLTRRADFANWAGHDVNISLSEKVGDLRKLRGELKGIDGETVTVEDRKHGTKSVPLAQIHSAKLVLTDKLIAASKPQDMSGADEIIEQPEETEEADD encoded by the coding sequence ATGGCCGATATTGCGCGCCTTACAGAAGTGATCGAACCCGAAGCTGAAAAGCTCGGCTTCGACCTCGTGCGCGTGAAGATGACTGGCAGCGGCGAGGAACGCGCGCTGCAGATCATGGCCGAAGACCCGGCAACCGGACAATTGGTGGTGGATCAGTGCATGGCATTGTCGCGCGCCGTGTCCGACCGGATCGACGCGGTCGAGGACGGCGGCGAGGTGCTGGTCGAAGGCGCGTACAACCTCGAAGTCTCCAGCCCCGGCATTGACCGCCCGCTGACTCGGCGTGCGGATTTCGCCAACTGGGCCGGGCACGATGTGAACATCTCGCTGTCCGAAAAGGTCGGCGATCTTCGCAAGCTGCGCGGGGAGCTGAAGGGCATCGACGGCGAAACCGTGACAGTTGAAGACCGCAAGCATGGCACGAAGTCCGTGCCGCTTGCCCAAATTCACTCGGCAAAGCTGGTCCTGACGGACAAGCTGATTGCCGCGTCCAAACCGCAGGATATGAGCGGCGCGGACGAAATCATCGAACAACCCGAAGAAACAGAAGAGGCAGACGACTGA
- the pspF gene encoding phage shock protein operon transcriptional activator: protein MQRETQFVGQSEAFLEAVERTSRAAPMRRPVLVIGERGTGKELIAERLHRLSPRWGEPLVTMNCAALPETLIEAELFGHEAGAFTGATKARAGRFEEADQGTLFLDELATLSMGAQERLLRAVEYGEVTRIGSSRPIRVDVRIVAATNDDLPRRAEEGSFRADLLDRLSFEVITLPPLRVRDGDIGVLADYFGRRMGAEIGWEKWPGFAEHVERQLEDHPWPGNVRELRNVIERAVYRWDDQENPIGHVQFDPFDSPWKPAATPRPAEDTSGPAKDTAPQPAENYDSIDDLRGAVDAHERAIVEHALGANRWNQRQTAKALGLTYDQLRHCIKKHGLSE from the coding sequence ATGCAGCGGGAAACCCAGTTCGTCGGTCAGTCGGAAGCCTTCCTGGAAGCGGTGGAGCGGACCAGCCGCGCCGCGCCCATGCGCCGCCCCGTCCTGGTTATCGGCGAGCGCGGGACGGGCAAGGAACTGATTGCCGAACGCCTGCACCGCCTGTCCCCCCGCTGGGGCGAGCCGCTGGTGACCATGAATTGCGCCGCGCTGCCGGAAACGCTGATCGAGGCGGAGCTGTTCGGGCATGAGGCCGGGGCATTCACCGGCGCTACCAAGGCGCGGGCCGGACGGTTCGAGGAAGCCGACCAGGGCACGCTGTTCCTCGACGAACTGGCCACGCTGAGCATGGGCGCGCAAGAACGCCTGCTGCGCGCGGTGGAATATGGCGAGGTGACGCGTATCGGTTCCAGCCGCCCGATCCGGGTGGACGTGCGCATCGTGGCGGCCACGAATGACGATCTGCCGCGCCGGGCGGAGGAAGGTTCGTTCCGCGCCGATTTGCTGGATCGGCTGAGCTTCGAGGTCATTACCCTTCCGCCGCTGCGCGTGCGCGATGGCGATATCGGCGTGCTGGCGGATTATTTCGGACGCCGCATGGGCGCGGAGATTGGCTGGGAGAAATGGCCGGGCTTTGCAGAACATGTCGAGCGCCAGCTGGAAGACCATCCCTGGCCCGGCAATGTGCGCGAGCTGCGCAATGTGATCGAGCGCGCGGTCTATCGCTGGGATGACCAGGAAAACCCCATCGGCCATGTCCAGTTCGACCCGTTCGACAGCCCGTGGAAACCCGCCGCCACGCCGCGCCCGGCAGAGGACACGAGCGGACCGGCAAAGGACACTGCGCCGCAGCCAGCGGAAAATTACGACTCAATCGACGACCTTCGCGGCGCGGTCGACGCACATGAGCGCGCAATCGTGGAACATGCGCTGGGCGCGAACCGCTGGAACCAGCGGCAGACGGCCAAAGCGCTCGGCCTGACCTATGACCAGCTGCGCCACTGCATAAAGAAGCATGGCCTTTCGGAGTAG
- the pspA gene encoding phage shock protein PspA, translating to MSIEDNRLVPERDEDDGARRSRLDREIERLRTTPSPASGPATRSFNSGVNWMGIFSRTRDIIAANFNELLDQADDPAKMIRMIIMEMEETLVEVRASAARTIADQKEMHRHTVRLDKLQADWGEKAQLALSKDRDDLARAALVEKRKAGDMSDQLKQEIAVLDDALRAYEKDIAKLQSRLREARSRQSQIAARLESAENRVKLRSLMTNERVDDALTRFDQLERRVDYAEGRADALAIEGKSTPDLADEIAALEGSDKVDAELEEMKRALGKPSPAGDSASQDKKD from the coding sequence ATGAGCATTGAGGACAACAGGCTGGTTCCCGAGCGGGACGAGGATGACGGCGCGCGCCGTTCGCGGCTTGACCGCGAGATTGAGCGTCTGCGCACCACACCCTCCCCCGCTTCGGGCCCGGCCACCCGCAGCTTCAATTCCGGAGTAAACTGGATGGGCATTTTCAGCCGCACCCGAGACATCATCGCCGCCAATTTCAACGAGCTGTTGGACCAGGCAGACGACCCGGCCAAGATGATCCGCATGATCATCATGGAGATGGAGGAAACGCTGGTGGAAGTTCGCGCCAGCGCCGCCCGCACCATCGCCGACCAGAAGGAAATGCATCGCCACACGGTGCGGCTGGACAAGCTGCAGGCCGACTGGGGCGAGAAGGCCCAGCTGGCGCTGTCCAAGGACCGCGACGACCTGGCCCGCGCCGCCCTGGTGGAAAAGCGCAAGGCCGGCGACATGTCGGACCAGCTGAAGCAGGAAATCGCCGTGCTGGACGACGCGCTGCGCGCTTACGAGAAGGACATCGCCAAGCTGCAGAGCCGCCTGCGCGAAGCCCGCAGCCGCCAGAGCCAGATCGCGGCCCGGCTAGAAAGCGCGGAAAACCGCGTGAAGCTGCGCAGCCTGATGACCAACGAGCGGGTGGACGACGCCCTGACCCGCTTCGACCAGCTGGAACGCCGGGTCGATTATGCCGAGGGCCGCGCCGATGCGCTGGCCATCGAGGGCAAGAGCACCCCAGACCTCGCCGACGAGATCGCCGCCCTGGAAGGCAGCGACAAGGTCGACGCGGAACTGGAAGAAATGAAACGCGCGCTGGGCAAGCCGTCGCCTGCCGGTGACAGCGCAAGCCAAGACAAGAAGGACTGA
- the pspB gene encoding envelope stress response membrane protein PspB, with product MEEILIVMMLFIGLPWIVLHYMTKWKTSASITQDDEVLLEELYSLAKRLDDRMDTVERLVATDDPEFKPARLIHDQERDNQKLRELDRLLSEKKEA from the coding sequence ATGGAAGAGATTCTCATCGTAATGATGCTGTTTATCGGCCTCCCGTGGATCGTGCTGCACTACATGACAAAGTGGAAGACCTCCGCTTCGATCACGCAGGATGACGAAGTCCTGCTGGAAGAGCTCTATTCGCTGGCAAAGCGGCTGGACGACCGGATGGACACCGTCGAGCGCCTGGTCGCCACGGATGATCCGGAATTCAAGCCCGCCCGCCTGATCCACGACCAGGAACGCGATAACCAGAAGCTGCGCGAACTCGATCGCCTGCTGTCAGAGAAGAAGGAAGCCTGA
- the pspC gene encoding envelope stress response membrane protein PspC: MTSERTKLYKDKQNAKLMGVCAGIADYTGVNAIWIRLAFIVALLSGILSPVIIPLYFIMGLLLNRKPAHLYVDAQESKYWQGVRQNPKRTAREIRSRMKDVDRRLASVEAHYVSNNPRLTAEIERLR; encoded by the coding sequence ATGACCAGCGAACGCACCAAACTCTACAAGGACAAGCAGAACGCGAAGCTGATGGGCGTGTGCGCCGGCATCGCCGATTACACCGGCGTCAATGCCATCTGGATCCGCCTGGCATTCATCGTGGCCCTGCTTTCGGGCATCCTGAGCCCGGTCATCATCCCGCTCTACTTCATCATGGGCCTGCTGCTGAACCGCAAGCCTGCCCACCTCTATGTGGACGCGCAGGAGAGCAAGTATTGGCAGGGCGTGCGGCAGAATCCGAAGCGCACCGCGCGTGAAATCCGCTCGCGGATGAAGGACGTCGATCGCCGCCTGGCAAGTGTCGAGGCCCATTACGTCAGCAACAATCCGCGCCTGACCGCCGAAATCGAGCGGCTGCGCTGA
- a CDS encoding SufE family protein yields the protein MRTLDDIAEEYDFLEGDERYRLLIELGRELEDMPAALQTDATLVRGCSAQVWVYPTGDAAKLHFLADSNAAITKGIVALVIAAVQDKPADEVAQMDIAAALAPFDLKNQLSSNRTQGVPNMIALVQEHAARIAA from the coding sequence ATGCGCACACTGGATGACATTGCCGAGGAGTATGACTTCCTCGAGGGCGACGAACGCTACCGACTGTTGATCGAGCTGGGCCGCGAGCTGGAGGACATGCCCGCCGCCCTGCAGACCGATGCCACGCTGGTGCGCGGCTGTTCGGCGCAGGTCTGGGTCTATCCCACCGGAGATGCGGCGAAGCTGCACTTCCTGGCAGACAGCAACGCGGCCATCACCAAGGGCATCGTTGCGCTGGTCATCGCCGCCGTGCAGGACAAGCCCGCCGACGAGGTCGCCCAGATGGACATCGCCGCTGCGCTTGCCCCCTTCGACCTGAAGAACCAGCTGAGCAGCAACCGGACGCAGGGCGTGCCCAACATGATCGCGCTGGTGCAGGAACACGCCGCGCGCATCGCGGCCTGA
- a CDS encoding YqaE/Pmp3 family membrane protein — protein MAILILIATILLPPLGVAAKHGLGTTTLINLVLTLLGFIPGLIHGLYVNYAR, from the coding sequence ATGGCTATCCTGATACTTATCGCAACGATCCTGCTGCCGCCGCTGGGCGTTGCCGCGAAGCACGGCCTCGGCACCACCACGCTGATCAACCTGGTGCTCACGCTGCTGGGCTTCATTCCCGGCCTGATCCACGGGCTTTATGTGAATTACGCCCGCTAA
- a CDS encoding sterol desaturase family protein, whose protein sequence is MSLPAIILTLLGAVVFMELFAWWAHKYIMHGWGWAWHRDHHEPHDNMLEKNDLFAVVFGSIVIAMFTIGYFVSDLLWWSAMGITLYGVIYTFIHDGLVHQRYFRWVPKRGYAKRLVQAHKLHHATVGKEGGVSFGFLFARDPASLKADLRRQREAGTAVVRDSAGA, encoded by the coding sequence ATGAGCTTACCGGCAATCATCCTCACGCTGCTGGGCGCGGTCGTGTTCATGGAGCTGTTCGCCTGGTGGGCGCACAAATACATCATGCACGGCTGGGGCTGGGCATGGCACCGCGACCATCACGAACCGCATGACAACATGCTGGAAAAGAACGACCTGTTCGCAGTGGTCTTCGGGAGCATCGTGATCGCGATGTTCACCATCGGATATTTTGTGTCGGACCTGCTTTGGTGGAGCGCGATGGGCATCACGCTGTACGGCGTGATCTACACCTTCATCCATGACGGGCTGGTCCACCAACGGTACTTCCGCTGGGTCCCCAAGCGCGGATACGCGAAGCGGCTGGTGCAGGCGCACAAGCTGCACCATGCCACCGTTGGCAAGGAAGGCGGGGTCAGCTTCGGCTTCCTGTTTGCGCGCGACCCGGCCAGCCTGAAGGCGGACCTGCGCCGCCAGCGCGAAGCGGGTACGGCCGTGGTGCGCGACAGCGCGGGCGCCTGA
- a CDS encoding fatty acid desaturase — MVDTAIPDIHPAKGARPRQAAIGLALAAAIFAGWLGLHIYAMFVFELSWTTLPLALVMAAVQCWLSVGLFIVSHDAMHGSLAPGSARLNSVIGGALLFLYAGFGWKKMRDAHFDHHRHTGSDGDPDFDTTNPRNAVRWYGTFLSRYFGWRSILYVSTVVTIYWLVVGIPMAQIVLLYGLPAIASSIQLFYFGTYRPHYHDDAGFADRHNARTNDFPGWLSLATCFHFGYHLEHHRHPQVPWWGLPARRRLEKQAETRQAIGA; from the coding sequence ATGGTCGACACCGCAATTCCCGATATCCATCCAGCAAAGGGAGCGCGCCCGCGGCAGGCAGCCATCGGGCTGGCGCTGGCGGCTGCGATCTTTGCCGGTTGGCTGGGCTTGCACATCTACGCGATGTTTGTGTTCGAGCTGTCCTGGACCACCCTGCCATTGGCGCTGGTGATGGCGGCCGTGCAGTGCTGGCTGTCGGTCGGCCTGTTCATCGTCAGTCACGATGCCATGCATGGCTCGCTCGCGCCCGGCTCCGCGCGGCTGAACTCGGTTATCGGGGGCGCGCTGCTGTTCCTGTACGCCGGCTTCGGCTGGAAGAAAATGCGCGACGCCCATTTCGACCATCACCGCCACACTGGCAGCGATGGCGATCCGGATTTCGACACCACCAATCCGCGCAATGCCGTGCGCTGGTACGGCACCTTCCTGTCGCGCTACTTCGGCTGGCGATCGATCCTCTACGTTTCAACCGTGGTGACAATTTACTGGCTGGTGGTGGGCATACCGATGGCGCAGATCGTGCTGCTTTATGGCCTGCCGGCCATCGCATCGAGCATCCAACTGTTCTACTTCGGGACTTACCGCCCGCATTACCATGACGATGCCGGTTTCGCGGATCGGCACAATGCCCGCACGAACGATTTTCCGGGCTGGCTCAGCCTCGCAACATGCTTCCATTTCGGCTATCACCTGGAACATCACCGTCACCCGCAAGTGCCCTGGTGGGGCCTTCCCGCGCGGCGACGGCTGGAGAAGCAGGCGGAAACCAGGCAGGCAATCGGCGCATGA
- a CDS encoding acyl-CoA thioesterase: MSARMLSFPISIVPDDIDFMGHVNNARYLGWVQDAVLAHWRKLAPADEVAAKAWVALKHEITYRKPAFLDDDVIAETVLEKIAGARSFYNTVIKRGEDVLAEVKSMWCCIDSTTLRPSRINKDVAEKHFGLSKD, from the coding sequence ATGTCAGCACGCATGCTCTCTTTCCCGATCTCCATCGTCCCGGACGACATCGATTTCATGGGGCACGTCAACAACGCCCGCTATCTCGGATGGGTGCAGGACGCCGTGCTTGCCCACTGGCGCAAGCTGGCCCCGGCGGACGAGGTCGCGGCCAAGGCATGGGTCGCGCTCAAGCACGAGATTACCTATCGCAAGCCCGCTTTCCTGGATGACGATGTCATTGCCGAAACGGTGCTGGAAAAGATCGCCGGCGCGCGCAGCTTCTACAACACGGTCATCAAGCGCGGTGAAGACGTGCTGGCCGAGGTGAAGAGTATGTGGTGCTGCATCGACAGCACGACCCTGCGGCCATCGCGGATCAACAAGGACGTGGCTGAAAAGCACTTCGGCCTGTCGAAGGATTGA
- the grxD gene encoding Grx4 family monothiol glutaredoxin — translation MSDLTAETKTRIDGIVGENDVVLFMKGTPLFPQCGFSNRATSILDHCGVAYESVDVLQDMEIRQGIKAYSDWPTIPQLYVKGEFVGGSDIMMEMFEAGELQQLMDEKQVTKAG, via the coding sequence ATGTCCGACCTGACCGCAGAAACCAAGACCCGCATCGATGGCATCGTTGGCGAAAACGACGTCGTCCTTTTCATGAAGGGCACGCCGCTTTTCCCGCAGTGCGGATTTTCCAACCGCGCGACCTCCATCCTGGATCACTGCGGCGTCGCCTATGAAAGCGTCGATGTGCTGCAGGACATGGAAATCCGCCAGGGCATCAAGGCCTATTCCGACTGGCCGACCATCCCGCAGCTCTATGTGAAGGGCGAATTCGTCGGCGGCAGCGACATCATGATGGAAATGTTCGAAGCTGGCGAACTGCAGCAGCTGATGGACGAGAAGCAGGTCACCAAGGCGGGCTGA
- a CDS encoding BolA family protein: protein MAMPAAEIEALIKAALPDAEVEIRDLAGDGDHYAATVSSPAFAGKSRVQQHKMVYEALGGRMGGELHALQLTTQVPNSAA from the coding sequence GTGGCAATGCCCGCTGCCGAGATCGAGGCCCTTATCAAGGCCGCCCTGCCGGATGCCGAGGTCGAGATTCGCGACCTGGCCGGTGACGGCGACCATTACGCGGCCACGGTCTCCAGCCCCGCCTTTGCCGGCAAGAGCCGGGTGCAGCAGCACAAGATGGTCTATGAAGCGTTGGGCGGGCGCATGGGCGGCGAACTGCACGCCTTGCAACTGACCACGCAAGTTCCCAACTCTGCGGCCTGA
- a CDS encoding DUF1476 domain-containing protein: MTDFNDRQRGEEAKFAFDEENAFKIAARRNRLLGAWAAGLMNLTEEETDAYKKAVVQADFEEAGDEDVIRKLLGDLTAADCDVSEADIRTKLEECTVEARRQLMSES, translated from the coding sequence ATGACCGACTTTAATGATCGCCAGCGCGGCGAAGAAGCCAAGTTCGCCTTCGACGAGGAGAACGCCTTCAAGATCGCTGCCCGCCGCAACCGCCTGCTGGGTGCCTGGGCCGCGGGCCTGATGAACCTGACGGAAGAGGAAACCGACGCTTACAAAAAGGCTGTCGTGCAGGCCGATTTCGAGGAAGCTGGCGACGAGGACGTGATCCGCAAGCTGCTGGGCGACCTGACGGCCGCGGATTGCGACGTGTCCGAGGCGGACATCCGCACGAAGCTGGAAGAATGCACCGTCGAGGCCCGCCGCCAGCTGATGAGCGAGTCCTGA
- the leuD gene encoding 3-isopropylmalate dehydratase small subunit — protein sequence MQPFRQLEGRAYPFGRKNVDTDVIIPARWLKTISREGLGEGAFETIRAEAGNVFDDPAYAGAPILVAGDNFGCGSSREHAAWALLDMGVRAVIAPSFSDIFAGNAFKNGILAVELPKEQVDRLLSVAETDPISIDLERQVVTTPFQDRFEFAIDPFRKACLLDGLDEIGLTLARDAQISDYETRLAGEMPWLARGSGVAA from the coding sequence ATGCAGCCTTTCCGCCAGCTGGAAGGCCGGGCTTATCCATTCGGCCGCAAGAATGTCGACACGGATGTCATCATCCCGGCGCGCTGGCTCAAGACCATCAGCCGTGAAGGGCTGGGCGAAGGCGCGTTCGAGACAATCCGCGCAGAAGCCGGCAATGTGTTCGACGATCCCGCCTATGCCGGTGCGCCGATCCTTGTGGCGGGCGACAATTTCGGCTGTGGTTCCAGCCGCGAGCATGCCGCATGGGCGCTGCTGGACATGGGCGTTCGCGCCGTCATCGCCCCCAGCTTCTCCGATATATTTGCCGGCAACGCGTTCAAGAACGGCATACTGGCCGTGGAATTGCCGAAGGAACAGGTCGACCGCCTGCTGAGCGTGGCCGAGACCGATCCGATCTCCATCGACCTTGAGCGGCAGGTCGTGACAACCCCGTTCCAGGACCGTTTCGAGTTCGCGATCGATCCCTTCCGCAAGGCCTGCCTGCTGGATGGGCTGGACGAGATCGGCCTGACGCTGGCGCGCGACGCCCAGATTTCCGACTATGAGACCCGGCTGGCGGGCGAAATGCCGTGGCTGGCGCGTGGCAGCGGTGTTGCCGCCTGA
- a CDS encoding isopropylmalate isomerase, which translates to MTNEIKKKAAIAAAGAIGSAAVAAALLYVNRRRKGNEPQQPGPIPSGEPPETD; encoded by the coding sequence ATGACCAACGAGATCAAGAAGAAGGCCGCCATCGCTGCGGCCGGTGCAATCGGCTCCGCTGCCGTGGCGGCTGCGCTGCTGTATGTGAACCGTCGCCGCAAGGGCAACGAACCGCAGCAGCCCGGCCCGATCCCCAGCGGGGAACCGCCGGAGACCGATTGA
- the leuC gene encoding 3-isopropylmalate dehydratase large subunit: MNQPRTLYGKIWDAHVVERREDGTCLLFIDRHLVHEVTSPQAFEGLRLAGRKVRRPELTLAVPDHNVPTTPRLSPDGVRLPIADPQSAQQLAALEANVQEFGIRYFGATAPEQGIVHVVGPEQGFSLPGTTIVCGDSHTAAHGGIGALAFGIGTSEVEHVLATQTLLLTPSRTMEIRVEGELGLGVTAKDLILHIIGMIGTAGGTGHVIEYRGEVFRQMSVEARLTVCNMSIEAGARAGLIAPDDIVFEYLKGRPMAPQGAEWDEAVEYWRTLHSDDGAVFDKSVTVDASEIQPTVTWGTSPEDTAPISGSVPAPESFADPAKQDAARKSLDYMGLEAGTQLAGVPVQNVFIGSCTNSRIEDLREAAKVLAGRKKAPGVKWAIVVPGSGLVKRQAEAEGLDRIFTEAGLEWREPGCSACLGMNPDKVPAGERCASTSNRNFVGRQGPGARTHLMSPAMAAAAAVTGHLTDVRELVD; the protein is encoded by the coding sequence ATGAACCAGCCGCGCACCCTTTATGGCAAGATCTGGGACGCCCACGTCGTGGAGCGGCGTGAGGATGGCACGTGCCTGCTATTCATCGACCGGCACCTTGTGCACGAGGTGACGAGCCCGCAGGCCTTCGAGGGACTTCGCCTCGCTGGCCGCAAGGTGCGCCGTCCGGAGCTGACTTTGGCCGTGCCGGACCACAATGTTCCCACCACGCCGCGCCTGTCGCCTGACGGTGTGCGCCTGCCCATCGCGGACCCGCAAAGCGCGCAGCAGCTCGCCGCGCTGGAGGCGAATGTGCAGGAATTCGGCATCCGATATTTCGGTGCGACCGCGCCGGAGCAGGGCATCGTGCATGTCGTGGGGCCGGAACAGGGCTTCAGCTTGCCCGGCACCACCATCGTATGCGGGGACAGCCACACCGCGGCCCACGGCGGGATCGGCGCGCTGGCGTTCGGCATCGGTACGAGCGAGGTCGAGCACGTCCTTGCCACGCAGACGCTGCTTCTCACCCCGTCGCGCACCATGGAAATCCGTGTCGAGGGCGAACTGGGCCTGGGCGTGACAGCCAAGGACCTGATCCTGCACATTATCGGCATGATCGGCACGGCGGGCGGCACGGGGCACGTGATCGAATATCGCGGCGAGGTGTTCCGGCAGATGAGCGTCGAGGCGCGGCTGACGGTCTGCAACATGAGCATCGAGGCGGGCGCGCGTGCCGGCCTGATCGCTCCGGACGATATTGTGTTCGAGTATCTGAAGGGCCGTCCGATGGCCCCGCAGGGCGCAGAGTGGGACGAAGCTGTCGAATACTGGCGCACGCTGCACAGCGACGATGGCGCGGTTTTCGACAAGAGTGTCACCGTGGACGCCTCCGAAATCCAGCCGACGGTCACATGGGGCACGAGCCCCGAAGACACCGCGCCCATCAGTGGCAGCGTGCCTGCGCCCGAAAGCTTCGCCGACCCCGCCAAGCAGGATGCCGCACGCAAGAGCCTGGACTACATGGGGCTGGAAGCGGGCACGCAGCTGGCAGGCGTGCCGGTGCAGAATGTCTTCATAGGCAGCTGTACCAACAGCCGGATCGAGGATTTGCGCGAAGCGGCCAAGGTGCTGGCGGGGCGCAAGAAAGCGCCCGGCGTCAAATGGGCCATCGTCGTGCCCGGATCGGGGCTGGTGAAGCGCCAGGCGGAGGCCGAGGGGCTGGACCGGATCTTCACCGAAGCGGGCCTGGAATGGCGGGAGCCGGGTTGTTCTGCCTGCCTCGGCATGAATCCGGATAAGGTGCCTGCGGGCGAACGCTGCGCATCCACTTCCAACCGCAACTTCGTGGGCCGGCAGGGCCCCGGCGCGCGGACCCATCTGATGAGCCCGGCCATGGCTGCCGCTGCCGCGGTGACGGGCCACCTCACCGATGTGCGCGAACTGGTCGATTGA
- a CDS encoding PspC domain-containing protein — protein sequence MNHVSHDDRGGTPTKFRLDKQDAKLMGVCSGLAKYFGMDPLVMRLIFGVGTLVGFGSFIIIYLAIGLLAD from the coding sequence ATGAACCATGTAAGTCACGACGACCGGGGCGGGACGCCGACGAAGTTCCGCCTCGATAAGCAGGACGCCAAGCTGATGGGTGTCTGCTCGGGCCTGGCCAAGTATTTCGGCATGGACCCGCTGGTGATGCGCCTGATCTTCGGCGTCGGTACGCTGGTCGGCTTCGGCAGCTTCATTATCATCTACCTCGCGATCGGCCTGCTGGCCGACTGA
- the recF gene encoding DNA replication/repair protein RecF (All proteins in this family for which functions are known are DNA-binding proteins that assist the filamentation of RecA onto DNA for the initiation of recombination or recombinational repair.), whose translation MALDRITLSTFRNHAGTCLDGTGKLNLLVGENGAGKTNILEALSLLAPGRGMRRAALSEMAGSAGDGGFAVSARLDAGGAEPVQLGTGMRAERPGRRVVQVNGAQTTAVELGEWLAVGWLTPAMDRLFADGAAARRRYLDRLVVAIDPDHARQSARYEAGLRERNRIMSDGPSPNSSWLGGLEAQMAEAGAAVAAGRAVLVERLGAELERLPEGPFARPVLEYLPNGPLTADALAAELAEGRARDRAAQRTLSGPHRDELAVSMAGMSMAAANCSTGEQKAMLIAMTLAHARLAADTRPGILLLDEVAAHLDPVRRAALFARLLEGGTQVWLTGTELAPFDEIRGSAAIWRVEGGQVERL comes from the coding sequence ATGGCGCTCGACCGGATCACCCTTTCCACCTTCCGCAACCATGCCGGGACCTGTCTCGACGGGACCGGGAAGCTCAACCTGCTGGTGGGCGAGAATGGCGCGGGGAAGACCAACATCCTCGAGGCCCTGTCCCTGCTGGCCCCCGGGCGCGGGATGCGGCGGGCCGCCTTGTCGGAAATGGCGGGCAGCGCAGGCGATGGGGGATTTGCCGTCAGCGCGCGGCTCGATGCCGGCGGAGCGGAACCGGTGCAACTGGGCACCGGCATGCGCGCGGAGCGCCCCGGGCGGCGCGTGGTGCAGGTGAACGGCGCGCAGACGACTGCGGTAGAACTGGGCGAATGGCTGGCCGTAGGCTGGCTGACCCCAGCGATGGACCGGCTGTTTGCCGATGGCGCGGCGGCGCGGCGCCGCTATCTCGACAGGCTGGTGGTGGCGATCGATCCCGATCACGCGCGCCAGTCCGCTCGCTACGAAGCTGGCCTTCGAGAGCGCAATCGCATCATGTCGGACGGACCCTCGCCCAATTCTTCATGGCTCGGCGGGCTGGAAGCGCAGATGGCCGAGGCTGGCGCGGCGGTCGCGGCGGGCCGCGCCGTGCTGGTGGAGCGGCTGGGCGCGGAGCTGGAGCGCTTGCCGGAAGGGCCCTTCGCGCGGCCAGTGTTGGAATACCTCCCCAATGGCCCGCTGACCGCCGATGCCTTGGCGGCGGAACTGGCCGAGGGCCGCGCACGGGACCGGGCGGCCCAGCGGACACTGTCCGGCCCTCACCGCGACGAGCTGGCCGTCAGCATGGCAGGCATGAGCATGGCTGCTGCCAATTGCTCGACAGGCGAGCAGAAGGCCATGCTGATCGCCATGACACTGGCCCATGCGAGGCTGGCAGCGGACACGCGCCCCGGCATATTGCTGCTGGACGAGGTCGCAGCGCATCTCGACCCGGTCCGCCGCGCCGCGCTGTTTGCGCGCCTGCTGGAAGGCGGCACGCAGGTCTGGCTGACGGGGACGGAACTGGCGCCTTTCGATGAGATCCGCGGATCCGCCGCAATCTGGCGCGTTGAGGGCGGCCAGGTGGAACGCCTCTGA